The DNA region TTCTTTGAATTGATTCACTGCAGGACTGCTCAGAACCACTAATATGATCTTTGAGAAGATTCTTTGAGAATCTCAAGTCAAAGATAAAATGTGGCTCACTGACTTTTGTTTTTAGTAGAAGATCCTGGCAATAGTCGGGCAAAACAATGCTGTGTCCTATTGGACAGTTAAGATGCTTCTTGATTTCCCTTTTGGAATTACAAATGACTACATACCATTTTttttgttactgtatttttctgctTCTTAAAAAAGGTGTCTGAAGAACGGTGGTCACACTTTGGTTACTTTATAGGGTAAACATAATCCTACTAGAGTATCTATTAAACAAAAAACCCTGTAAGCCTAGTACCTTATTACTCTTGATTTGCTTAACTTTTCCCTAACAATGTACTTTAAGATGTTATTGCTTTTGAGAAAGCTTTTGTTTTAGTACTATGAAAATGCTCTCAAGACAAAAATTAGAAGATCAAAATTAgcgaaaggaagaaaatgaaaatcacccAGGCTGTCAGGCAGGCAGTAAGCACTGTTGACAAGCAGATGTGCATCTTTCCTCTATTcgcattttttctttcatttataaacATAGGATCATACTGTACGGACATTCTCATGTTTCTTTGTTCTGACTTAGCCAGCATCACCAACATCCTTGCGTGCTATTATCTATTCCGAtgccattttgttttcaatgactGCGGTATTTCATTTACATAATCATACCTCCACGGTTGGACATTTCGTCTAACAGGCTCCCAGCTTTCCCCGAACTTACTCTGTTAGCACTAGTGACTCCAGTGATGTATGAGAACACATGACTCTGTAACACCTCGTCCTAGAAACCTCACATGTCTCAATTGCAGTGTCAGAAAACAAAGGCACCAACAATGATCTGCTGCTTGGAGTCCCTGAAATCATACTCATGGTGCTACTGACAGTCATAACTTCTCAACCTGGCTCATTAATCTGCAACTACAACTTATTCCCAGGCCACTGATATTTCAGAGGAACAATACAATCAGTCTAAATCTGCAATTTATGGGTCAAATGCACAGCGCAGCACTAAGCCAAGCCTTCTGGCTCCTGGGATGAGAATAGGATGGGATCTGGGGGCCTTTATGGCAGCAGGAGACAGTTTCCTCCAGGTTACGTCCTCCAAGTTACTTATCTCAGAGCCTGTTCTGGAATGAATGCCCCCGTCAGTGACATCATACACAATGCCTCCAGCGCCCCAGGGGCAGTTCCCAAGAGGCTGAAATTAGTATGCTGACTGATGAGccaaatttaataataatttaactGACTGCCGAGTACTGAGGCTTCGTATCTGGAGATTCACCCTGGAAGTCCTTCCGGGCATCTGGTCAGGCATAACAAGACGGAGCCTGTGTGGAGCTGCACTCCAGGCATGCCATCTTGTGAGGATAAGATCTCGACTGCCTTTCATCCGAGTTTCCAGCTGTGAAGCACCTTGAATAATACTTCagaaaaaagaagtcaaattgGAAGAAATATCTCAGCTATTTCTACATGTCAAATGTTCACGGAAATGTGCAgctaaaactttaattttttaacgCCTAGGATTTTGgattttcttagtaatttttaaaagcatttgtcAAGTAAGGGATTTGTATCAAGAGGTAGTATTGTGAAGTGTTAAAACTACAGATCACGTAATCAGACAACTCAGGTTCACAttttgccatttactagctgtattTCCTGAGCTGGAAGACAGAAGAAGTGTACCCACTTCAGATTCATGAAAacgaaatgaaataaaacatcagGAAAGCCCTCAGTATCAGTCTTGGCACCCAttagtgcttaataaatactattactattaattttaatattttaagaaaattgtgatacatttatatattttaatacaatttATTATCAACAAGGATGCTCTTATTGTTTCTACTACAGGCACTACTGTGCTAGTGCCTAGGGGTAGAAAGTTGAATAACATACTGTCCTCTAAGGAGGTGAAGTCTAGAGGGTAGTCACCTGCAGTTTATTTCAATAACGTATcataagcaataaaataaatgacacaGAAGCATGTATGAGATGTTGCGAAGAGGCTCCGCTTAGAGCAGATGGGTGTAAGGAAGACCTCATGGCACAGGAGGGCAGTTTTCCTTGCCAGGCACTAGTAAGGCTTCATGAAATGTGGCTGCTGCTTCTCCCCAGGGCGTTCCCCTCCCGCTTAAATCTAAAGACCTGGAGAGActttatgtgtttttgttttgttttgttttgaccatTGGTTTTTCCTACAGAAGAGGTGACAGAACAAGTCCCTACTAGGTCTCTGGACAAAGTAACTTTTATGACAATACGTATCTTCATATAGTCTAGCTCAGGGAAtacattttaattcattcagggtttttttttcagcttcttaAACAGGTACCACCAAACCACATTGTATTCAAGTATTTAAAAACGTATTCAAGTCTAGTTAATAGTTTCTGGTGTTTAAACagaaacaagcaaaaacaaaacaaaaaaatattttaaagggggaaaattacttaaatatattacccttgcattcatttatttttatttttattttggtatcattaatatacaattatatgagcaacactgtggttactagattccccccattatcaagtcccccccacatgccccattacagtcacggcccatcagcgtagtaagatgctgtagagtcattccttgtcttctctgtgctatactgcctttcccgtaccccccacccccctacattatgtgtgcttatgTAATGCCCATTattccccttatacctcccttcctacccaccctccccagtccctttccctttggtaactgttagtcaattcttgggttctgtgaatctgctgctattttgttccttcagttttttctttgttcttatactccacaaatgagtgaaatcatttgatacttgtctttctctgcctggcttatttcactgagcataaaccacaatgatatcacttcacaccagttaggatggccaccatccaaaagataaacaacaaatgttggcgaggttgtggagaaaggggaaccctcctacactgctggtgggaatgtaaatcagttcaaccattgtggaaagcagtatggaggttcctcaaaaaactaaaaatagaaataccatttgacccaggaattccactcctaggaatttaccctaagaatgcaggagcccagtttgaaatagaCATATGTACCCTTCCATTCTTATTTCTTGTGGTTTAccatatttttccttctctctgagaTATTCTCTGGGCAAAAAATACAGCATCTCAAATTATACTTACTATAATCATTTGGATTtcttgtgtctttgcctggggCATTTTACTTTCCTAATTGGGCACATGACTTCGGTGGCTGCTGGCTGAAAAGCAGCCTGGTATGACTTCTCACTCCCTGATAGGAAAAGGTGGAGGCTGGGACAGGTTTGAGCCTCATTATATGGCCGATATATCTTATCTGCACATTCTGCAGAAGCTGCTCGGGCAAGTGTGGCCAGGTTTGCTAAATGGAGAACGTGAGGGCATCCATACAGTCTCAGTGTCTTGGGGAATTTGCCAGATTGTAGGTTTAATCTCACTGTCTTTTTTTATCCTAAAGCCATGGAAAGGATATCTCAAAATTTGGTCTCCATTCAGGCACAGCTCACCATGATCAAATGTCAGATGGAAATGAACCACAGAGGTTGACCTTCTTGTCTTAAGGGTGAAGACCTTGAGCCAATCCATACTGTGTTCTGACACAGGGTGGAGGTGATTGCTCTGGAATAGCCTTTTGAAACAGTTCAAGGTGATTCTGAGGATCCCATAGTATGTTTATCAAGTTGTCATTCAGAATGACAGCATGTAAGGCAGTGGCAGAGTTTCTGAGCTTGGATAAGAAGGATTTCaatgtgtttatgtgtatgaTTAGCTTAGAAACCTACTACATTTCATAGGGAGCAAGTCTGCAGAGAGATTAACCATTTGTGACCAAAGTAAAAGAACCAGAGGGAATCTAAAGCTAGAACTCCAGTCTCGGATGCTATTAAGAGACTTGTCTTCTGGAAAAGGGATCACACAGTACCTTTCAGAGATAGACAAGCCACGGTAAGCCGGTCTTTCTCCATCTTCCCATATTATGTCCTTACAAATAATGCACATGAAGAAGACCATTATTCAGACATGGCTgacttttaataaaaacaaatctaGGTTTCATTTTGGTGCATCTGTTTGTTGACTTAAAGCTTAAATTTTCTACTGTGGGCACAAGTGTTTAAACAGAAGATAGTTACATGCACTGCCTTCAAGACACAAAATGGAGCCTCCTTTTAGTCTGAGTAGATATAAAGATCCTATGATCTACAAGAACTCCATTGCCCTGACCTGGTTCTCCTCATTTGAATTCTGACTTGTGTTAGAGAGTATTTCTGAAATGGAAACCAACACATCCTATTTGTCCAGCAAAGTTCTTTCAGATAATAATTTACTCAACAATAAAATTCAACTCTTCACTGGCACAAAAATCCAACACCAAGCTTGGTTTTGTTAAAAACTCTGATTTCATTCTTACGGTCTACATTTCAATCCTGGAAGTACCCTTATGAGGTGCTTTAAGACAGTCATCTACCCCAGGAGTAAATCACAACACTTTAGATATGAATGTATCTTAGGAGTTACAGGAGGACAGTTTCCAGAATTTTCCTTGGGAATTTGTACTAGGATTTTGTGTACTTAAAGATGTTGTTTCATATACGGACTAGCTATTACTACAATTTTAGTGTGTATCTTCCAGTTTTAACCTGGGACTTGGTGGGAGAGAGTCAAATCAATTATCTTTTATATTACTTATGTGAGAACAGAGAAGTAACTTCCAGCCTCCTTTCCCCAGATTAAGACATGCCTATTTCAACAGTGGGGAAAAAAGCAGTTTACACCATATATAATTGTTCCATTGGTGCCCAGTGTCATTTTCCTatgaacaaataaagaaataactCTCTTTGGTTTTCACCTGATTCATTGGCACAGAAACATCTTCAggatctttttgaatttccttgAAATCCGCACTGCAAGTGccgctatttttgtttttgttaaattaACTTCCTATCTGAGAGTTTTGATTTTATAACCTCTGCAAGGAGACAGGGCCATCTGCTGCACAGTTTAGCCTCTGAGCTGTGGGCTTGGAGGAAGCTATATTTCACGGACAAGGAAGTCAAGGAGGGGAATGGGAACACGTTTTCACTTTTCACAGACAACAGTGGGAGTGAATCTAAATTCTGGCAGGAGACTGCATTAGGTGCCAAACTGCCGCTGTCATATGCATAATGTGTAATCTAAGGTGTTGATTCATTTCTGATAGACAGGCTTGTTTAGTGAGGGGAGACGAAATTACACGTGGTCCCTCTGCCTGCCCCTTAAGAAACCAATCACATTCCTTCTCTCCATCAGCTCCACAGAGGCAGGGACCTTTCTGCTCTGTTGAACTTGCTTCTTGTCTCTACTTAGCAAACTGACTAATGGCGCTGGCTTTTCCCCTGAGGCTGGCTCTGATGCTGTTAAGAGCAGAAGCAACAGCACACCTCCAAGAGGAACGGCTCCCATGTAACTGTGACTGGCTGGTTggagtgcctttttttttttttactttacttgTGTAAAATTGCATCCCTCCCCTAAACAGAACTTACATTTGGAAGGTTACGGAGGACGATGATGGAAAGTGCTGTGCTATTAAAATCAAACCATTTGACATTAACGTAATTGCACAGTAACTGATTTTAATAGAATGTGTGTTGAAGGTGGGTATTTGGTGTAGAATTTTGGTTTTAGAGACTGGATATACATCTGCATATTTTGCAGCAGCAAATACCCTTGCTTTAATAAATGGGtcctattttaataaaattcctaACTTTATTTAGTGGAACttggatttttaaatatgcaatagTTAGAAGGGAGACTCCCACACCTGACTTTTGTAACACTGACTTAACCTTGAACCCATTCCCACTATACATTAATATTGTTTAGTACACTCGCCCGGGGAGACCAAGGGCAGGAGGTTTCTATACCCCTTCTACCATAAACATATTCTAAACATTTATTGTAAACATCTTATAAACATTTTCTCTAATTCTCAAAGAATCCTCCTTTTTagcaatgagaaaactgagtattTAAGAGACTTTTCAAGTTCTTTTTGGTTGAACCACATGAAGTATTTAAGAGACTTTCCAAGTTCTTTTTGGTTGAACCACATGAAGTATTTAAGAGACTTTCCAAGTTCTTTTTGGTTGAACCACATGAAATTGCTATTTACGTAGCTTCAAAATGGTTGAGCATCAGAAGCTTCATTTGGCTCAACCGAACAGCTATTCAagagagccaggattcaaactcaggccagccagaatcccagtcagCCTGCCTTCCTCTGTGCCAAGCTGCTGCCTTGATTACTCACATTCTGTGTTGTTCCAAGAGCCTAGCCTTGTATGTATTACATACTCAATATAATATGTGGTTGCCTGGCTTTCTAAAACTGGCTTTAGAGGAACACCAGAAAGCTGTGTTTTGTAATCACTTAGCAAAGTATTAGGTCTTTGTTTTTATCACTATAAATCTGTGTGGTTATAAAGGGCTATTAGTATCACTCGAGTCATTAATTCCTCTCCCCACTACATATGGCCTGATCTCCCAACACGCCAATAGCTCTCACTAGTGACGGGCTTTTCTCAGAATCAGTGGGATCCTGCATCTCTGGCTGCTCTCTCTGCCACCTGTGTCTCCTCCTACCAGCAAGGCTTAGCGATTCCAAAGGTTTTATGAAATGACTGAGAAAGCACTTAGATAATCCACTTTCAAAGTATCCCTCCCCTTCTTTCTCACTCTGTTAATGTCTCCTTTCCACACTTTAATTTCTTCCCTTTCCAGAACTTTCTCTCTTCTGGAGATAATACTTCCATTTTTGGGCCACAGGTGTTTAGCTCAAATCCTTATATTGGCCATTATAAAAATGTGCACATTTGGAAGAACCCAGGTGGTGTTCATATGGAGTGTGTCCACAAGATACAAATTTTGAGAGCAAATCAATGACCACACAATTTCTAGTGTAATTACATAGTAATTACTCAATTTGCTTGTGGATATTGAATCCTCTATGGGTTTTAAACAGATGCCATAGCAGATGCACCTCGTTTAAAGGAGAATTTCTATTAACTGCAGCAGTAGTTGGTTTTATTATCTTCAGTGGTGCTGAATTCAACTGGTAATAAAGGGCACGGCTGACAACTATCAGGAAGTATGATTCAGACAGGAGAGGGACAGAAGTTGTGGAACATGAGACGTTTCCCATGAGAAAGTGTTATCAAATATAGTGTCAGCATTTCAAAGGATTCACGAATACTTGGCTTTGGGGTTATGTGACAGTTATTGATGGTAATAACTGAGTTTCATAGAGAACTTTCTAGCATGCAAACTAATTCTAGCTGTGTCATCTTGTTTGCTTATCACTGGAATCCAGGATGTAGGTATGAGTGTCCTGAGGCTCAGAGGTCACTTTGATTCTTAGGGAGGGCGTGTGGCAGAGCCCAGACAGAGCCCAGACTGCCTGACCCCAAGCCACCTCTCTTCCCATCACACCATGCTGCCTCTTCAGGCGAACAGTCAGCTCAGTAAACGAATTAGTTAGACTGTGTATGTGTCTTTAATCAAATTGACTACCTTCTGATTTGTTAATTTATGATCATAGCGATTGAATCAGCTGTTTGTGAAAATACAGGTTAAGaagcacttgttcatttttatatcaAATCCTCAGTTTAAGTACCTGTTTTCAAAGATCTACAGTTTGAAATTAGTTCTTTGTGCAACACAGGAGACTCCAGACATGCACTAGTCTTTCCCACTAAATCCACACGTATGCAGGCTAAGTACCACTAGCGGCTGCATCACCAGTTATGTAGAATCATGTGCCCATATTGATATTGATGATTTAAAACTATGCAaaagtttgaaataaaagaatgtaCAAACTCCTCAGCTGAAGTCTTGATAGCATTTTGCAGAAGGCTGAGAAAAACCTGCATACGTCCTTGATCTTCCTTTCTGACccacatctttacttttttttttttttttttttaccacgaATGGATCCCTACTCCACCCCCTTCCACTTAAATGTCTTCCCTCATCCCAGTCTGGACAACGGTGGGTTTGCCCAACAGCCGGGCACTGCTGAGCTCGGCTCCCTGCTCTGTGCACAAAGCTCTGCCTCAGCTTGTCATTCAGGGGGCTGCTGCCGTGGCAGAAGTCCAGGGAATCCCCTCGCGCTTAGTCCTGAAGGCACctccctgggtggggtgggggggtgactGCCAGACGCTGGCGGTGACCGGCCAGAGGCTGGGGGGACGATCCGGTTGTCTGTCCAACAGGGCTTCCACCAAATGTCAGAGCTTGGGTGAGAAAAActgccttttctctgtgtggttcTCTCTCATAAACAACTGTCAGCGCTCCCCAGAGATTTCCTTCCCCTCCCCGCTCCTCCCCAAGACTGGGTAACTTGCAGCCCCACCTCCCACTCTGCTGTCTTGTCCCCTTTCCCCCCGGTGCCCCACTGTGCTCTCTCCTCGCTCACCTCTTACCCCTCCACCTTTCTCCTTTTTCCTACTTGGGATTTGCACCCTTTGGGGACGCCTGCCCCCCTCTGGCTCCTGTCTCTgaccttcccttttctcccagcTCCCGCCTGCGTGTGCGGGGACTGTTCTCCCAGCGCAGCTCATCCAGGCCCGGTCAGCCACGGCCCGAGTCTCTGCTCCGGGCCGAGATGGAGATGCAAACAAGAGGAGGGAAGGCGCCAAGCGAGATGCGCAGAGTGGGGGCGGGGAGATCAGAGGCCCTGGAGCCCAAAACGGACCTAGGAAGTGCGGTGAGTCTTGGCTTTTCCGTCCTGCTCCACCTTTACACATAACACTTGATATATCCATTGTATTTGAAATCTAATATCAGttaatgtaatataaataaattaatatgatACTAGAAATAAGTAATATTAATTAATGCAATGTGATAAATAATGTCTGTAAAATGTCTGACAGG from Manis pentadactyla isolate mManPen7 chromosome 8, mManPen7.hap1, whole genome shotgun sequence includes:
- the LOC130684521 gene encoding uncharacterized protein LOC130684521 → MALAFPLRLALMLLRAEATAHLQEERLPFWTTVGLPNSRALLSSAPCSVHKALPQLVIQGAAAVAEVQGIPSRLVLKAPPWVGLGNLQPHLPLCCLVPFPPGAPLCSLLAHLLPLHLSPFSYLGFAPFGDACPPLAPVSDLPFSPSSRLRVRGLFSQRSSSRPGQPRPESLLRAEMEMQTRGGKAPSEMRRVGAGRSEALEPKTDLGSANPYGGKEFGELILC